From bacterium:
GCGGCACACAGCAGGCGGCCGCACTCGCGCCCCGCCAGCAGGGCGGCAAGCACCGCCATCGCAAAGGTGGCGCGGGGGGGGGCATACCACACCACCACCAGAGTGAGCGCAGCCAGAATGAGACCGCTGAGGACGCGCTGCACCGGCTCAGCCGTCCCGGTGGGCCAGCTGATCTTCGGTAAGTCCGAACTTGCGGACCCGGGCCTGAAAGGCGATAACCGCCTCTTCAAATTCCCGCTCGCCGAAGTCCGGCCAGTAGAGATCGGTGAAGTAGAGTTCGGCGTAGGCCGCCTGCCAGAGGAGAAAGTTGGAAAGGCGAAGCTCGCCGCTCGTACGGATGAGCAGGTCGAGTTCGGGGAGGTCCGCCGTGTAGAGGTGCCGGCCGAAATCCTCCTCGCCGATCTCATTGGGGGAGATCTCTCCCGCCTGCACCCTGCGGGCCAGGGCGCGGGCGGCGTCGGTCATCTCCAGGCGCGAGCCGTAGCTCAGCGCCAGGGTCAGCACCATGCCCCCCCGGTCGGCCGTACGCTCCATCGTCCGGTCCACTATCTCGCGGGCGGCGGGCGGCAGATCGTCAAGGTGGCCGATGGCGTTGAAGCGGATATCCTCGCGCAGCATCCGCTGGAGTTCCTTCTCGAGATACTCCGAGAGAATCCCCATCAGGGCGTCCACCTCATCGCGCGGGCGGCTCCAGTTTTCGAGCGAGAAGCTGTAGAGGGTGAGCGCCTCAACCCCCATCCGGCGGGCGTGGGCCACCACCCGATCGACCGCCTTGACCCCCTCGCGGTGGCCGGCGATGCGCGGCAGGAGGCGCCGCTTCGCCCAGCGCCCGTTCCCGTCCATGATGATGGCGACGTGGCGGGGGAGCTGCTTCAAGTCAATGCGGGAGCTGATCTGAGGATCCATTCGGCCCGCTCCTCGACGAGGTACTATACCTCCAGAATCTCTTTTTCCTTGGAGGCAAGCAATTCGTCGATCTGTCCGACGAACTGATCGGTGAGTTTTTGCACCTCAGCCTGGCCTTTCCGGTGATCGTCCTCGGTGATCCCCTTTTCCTTCTCCCGGCTCTTGAGGCTTTCGTTGGCATCTCGCCGGATGTTCCGGAGCGCCACCTTGTGCTCCTCGGCCATCTTTTTGATTTGCTTGACCATCTCCTTGCGGCGCTCCTCGGTCAGCGGCGGAACGGGAACGCGAACGATCTTCCCGTCGTTCGAGGGGTTCAGGCCCAGCTCCGCCGCCTGGATCGCCTTTTCGATCTCGTTCAGGGCGCTCTGATCGTAGGGCTGGATCACGATGAGCTGCGATTCGGGGACGCTCAGGGTGGCCAGCTGGTTGAGGGGCGTTGGCGTGCCGTAATAATTCACCTTCACGTGGCTGATGAGGGCGGGGGAAGCCCGGCCCGTCCGCACCCGGCTGGCCTCACTCTTGTAAGTCTCCACCGTCGCGGACATCCGCTTCTTCAAATCGGAGATGACATTGTCCATCGGCTCAGATTCCTCCTTCGGGTCTGATGTGATTCTTCGAAGGCTTTGCGTCCGGCTATTTTTTCGCGGACACCAACGTGCCGACTTTCTCCCCGGTCACCACGCGGCGGATGTTGCCGCGCTTGCGGAGGTTGAAAACCACGATGGGCAGATCGTTGTCCATGCACAAGCTGACGGCCGTTGAGTCCATCACCTGGAGGTTCCGGTTCAGCACCTCGATATAGGTCAGCGCGGGGAGAAATTCCGCGTTTTTGTCCTTGAGCGGGTCGGAGGTGTAGACGCCGTCCACGTTGGTCGCCTTGAAGATGCACTCGGCGTTGACCTCGATCGCCCGGAGGCTGGCGGCCGTATCGGTGGTGAAGTAGGGATTGCCGGTGCCGGCGGCGAAGATGACGATCCGGCCTTTTTCCAGGTGGCGCATCGCCCGGCGGCGGATGTAGGGTTCGCAGAGCTCGGCCATCTGGATGGCGCTCAGGACGCGCGTGCCAAGGCCGATCTTCTCCAGGGCGTGCTGGAGGGCGAGGGCGTTGATGACGGTGGCGAGCATCCCCATGTAGTCGGCGTGGGTCCGCTCCATGCCGGCCTCGGCGGCCGGCCCGCCGCGGAAGATGTTGCCCCCGCCGACTACGATGGCCACCTCGACCCCCATCTGGTGAATTTCGGAAATTTCGAGGGCAATCGCGTCCACCACGGCATGATCGATGCCGAAGCTCAAATCACCGCCGAGAGCCTCTCCGGAAAGTTTCAGAAGTATCCGGCGGTATTTCAGGTTATCGCTCAAGTGTGACTCCCGCGCGAAACGGGCGGTAGTACCCTATCCCGCCGTTTCCTGCTCCATCCCCTCGCCCAACTCAAAGCGGACAAAACGCGTTACAGCAAGCTCCCCGCCAATCTCTTTCCCCTTGGCGGCGAGAACGGCCCCCACCGTCTGGTCCGGGTCCTTCACGAAGGGCTGATCAAGAAGGCAGATTTCCTGCAGGTATTTTTTCAGGCGGCCCTCGACGATCTTGGCAAGGATCTCCTGGGGCTTGCCGGTATCCTTCTGCTGGGCGAGGAGAATCTCGCGCTCGCTTTCGAGGACCGCGCCCGGGACGCCGCCCTCGTCAATGAAGGAGGGCCGGCTGGCCGCGATGTGCATCGCCATGTCTCTGCCCACCGCTTCGAGGGCCAGGCCATCGCCTTCGCCCTTCAGCTCGACGAGTACGCCGATCCGCCCGCCCGGATGGATATAGGAGACGATCTTCCCCTTCACTCCCTTGTCAAGCGCAAAACGTGCGGCGCGGCCGAACAAGACGTTTTCGCCCAGCTTCGCAATCGCGGCCGTGATGGCCGTCTGGACGGGGCCGCCCTCGGCGCAGACATTTTCGGGGCCGTTTTCCATGACCTGCCCCGCCACGAGGGAGACCAGCGCCTGAAAATCATCGGTGCGCGCGACGAAATCTGTCTCGCAATTGACCTCGACGAGCACACCGCTCTTCCCGTCGTCCGCCACCAGCGCGCTGACCTGGCCATCGCTCGCCTCTCGGCCCGCCTTCTTCGCCGCCTTCAGGAGACCACTCTCCCGAAGGTAGCGGATGGCCTCTTCCACATCTCCGTTCTTTTCGCGGAGCGCTTCCTTGCAGTCCATGATGCCGGCGCCGGTCCGGCCGCGGAGCTCTTTCACCATCTGTGCCGTGACTTCCATTCTCTGTGCTTCTCCCTGTCAATCTTTCGAAGAGAGTCCGGGATTGCCATTGGAATCGCCACTTTTCTGTTCAGGGGCCTCCTGCGCGGCCGCCATGATCTCCTCGGCGATCGAATCGCCCGTCGCCGCGATCGCCTCGCGGTCTTCCTGGCCGATCTCCTTCCGCAGCGTCTGGCCCTCCTCGATGGTATTGGCGACGCTGGAGGTGAAAAGGCGGATCGAGCGAAGCGCATCGTCATTCCCCGGAAGGACGTAATCGACGCCCTCGGGGCTGGAGTTCGTATCGACCAGCCCCAGAACCGGGATATGAAGCTTCTGCGCCTCGCGGACGGCGATGTTTTCGAAGCCGGCGTCGACTACGAAAATGGCCTTGGGCAGCCCCTTCATGTCCTTGATGCCGCCGAGGAACTTGTCGAGGCGCTGGCGATCTTTCTCACGCCGGACGGCCTCCTTCTTCGCCAGCAGATCGAAGGTGCCGTCCGTTTTCATGGACTCGAGATCGACGAGACGGGCGACGGAGTTCTTGATCGTGACGTAGTTGGTCAGGGTGCCGCCGAGCCAGCGCGTG
This genomic window contains:
- a CDS encoding isoprenyl transferase translates to MDPQISSRIDLKQLPRHVAIIMDGNGRWAKRRLLPRIAGHREGVKAVDRVVAHARRMGVEALTLYSFSLENWSRPRDEVDALMGILSEYLEKELQRMLREDIRFNAIGHLDDLPPAAREIVDRTMERTADRGGMVLTLALSYGSRLEMTDAARALARRVQAGEISPNEIGEEDFGRHLYTADLPELDLLIRTSGELRLSNFLLWQAAYAELYFTDLYWPDFGEREFEEAVIAFQARVRKFGLTEDQLAHRDG
- the frr gene encoding ribosome recycling factor, with translation MDNVISDLKKRMSATVETYKSEASRVRTGRASPALISHVKVNYYGTPTPLNQLATLSVPESQLIVIQPYDQSALNEIEKAIQAAELGLNPSNDGKIVRVPVPPLTEERRKEMVKQIKKMAEEHKVALRNIRRDANESLKSREKEKGITEDDHRKGQAEVQKLTDQFVGQIDELLASKEKEILEV
- the pyrH gene encoding UMP kinase, giving the protein MSDNLKYRRILLKLSGEALGGDLSFGIDHAVVDAIALEISEIHQMGVEVAIVVGGGNIFRGGPAAEAGMERTHADYMGMLATVINALALQHALEKIGLGTRVLSAIQMAELCEPYIRRRAMRHLEKGRIVIFAAGTGNPYFTTDTAASLRAIEVNAECIFKATNVDGVYTSDPLKDKNAEFLPALTYIEVLNRNLQVMDSTAVSLCMDNDLPIVVFNLRKRGNIRRVVTGEKVGTLVSAKK
- the tsf gene encoding translation elongation factor Ts → MEVTAQMVKELRGRTGAGIMDCKEALREKNGDVEEAIRYLRESGLLKAAKKAGREASDGQVSALVADDGKSGVLVEVNCETDFVARTDDFQALVSLVAGQVMENGPENVCAEGGPVQTAITAAIAKLGENVLFGRAARFALDKGVKGKIVSYIHPGGRIGVLVELKGEGDGLALEAVGRDMAMHIAASRPSFIDEGGVPGAVLESEREILLAQQKDTGKPQEILAKIVEGRLKKYLQEICLLDQPFVKDPDQTVGAVLAAKGKEIGGELAVTRFVRFELGEGMEQETAG
- the rpsB gene encoding 30S ribosomal protein S2, producing the protein MNPVTLRELLEAGAHFGHQTKRWNPRMRPYIFGARNGIYIIDLQKTVVLFQKALDFVKDVSLKGGQVLFVGTKPQAQVIVREEAQRVGMPYVITRWLGGTLTNYVTIKNSVARLVDLESMKTDGTFDLLAKKEAVRREKDRQRLDKFLGGIKDMKGLPKAIFVVDAGFENIAVREAQKLHIPVLGLVDTNSSPEGVDYVLPGNDDALRSIRLFTSSVANTIEEGQTLRKEIGQEDREAIAATGDSIAEEIMAAAQEAPEQKSGDSNGNPGLSSKD